The stretch of DNA CAATTCAATGCAGCTCAAATGGGGACTAACATTTGTTGGTGATAATAATGTGTCGCGTGTATTGGGGTGTAGAGTAGTTGTCCAACATAACCACTGTATATTTACATCACGACACTCCTGTTAAGAGCCTAGACACGTTTTTATTTCTAGTGCTTTTTGTAAGTCTGTTAAATCATCtgtggaagaaaataaatagttCAAAGCTTAAGCAGCCAGAAAAATAGACCATTTATGCCTGTGCTGCTCCTTCACTTTACAAAATCCTCTTATTATTCTTGACTTTGTTGTAATTAAATGGAGGATGAATTAATATGTGCTGAGAGGTAGATCTCATTAGAAACTCAATGATTTGTCCACAAAAATGTTAttgttaaaatatttcaacaataCTAAATCAGCAGCTGACAGACTGacttaaatgttacatttactgTAGTGATACTTACTGGTACATTTGAGCACCagtgctgttgtgcagattagaaaaagaacacataaaaacagaacGCAGCTCAAAATTTGTGTCCAACTGACACTTGTGGAAAGAATTTCTcttccatcaagtgtgtttccatctggaACCAAAGAAAAAATAGCATTGTTACTAAAAACATtgtaataaaagtaataattacaataataaacTAATAATGTTGATGCTGACAAATGTAGCGGACACTATTCACAGTGTTTAAACAgttatatttcttattttcccaGCGCTCAAGTATTTCTCACATCAGATTTTTAACAAACCTAAACTAACTGAGACTTGAACACAACGTTAAAATTTCAGCCTGGATCAcgactcaataacaatcatgcagcagcatgtaaatgtaaagttctcaccccacatgacagtgatgtttctgtcttctgtttggacaacacagccatagatgttggtgtggatcagggggacctcagctgtcaggatgaggatcactgatccatccccagaaggcaacgggccagttacagtgatccagtttgccttgggggccccgtcttcagtcagagacactgaacgcactgatttgtcagtactggtgacgtggcacttcagcaatgccctGGTTCTGTtaacagggttggcaaacacacggagatctgcaggaggatagaaaaggtgatgatcagggttgTCTGTTGTCACTCTTTGAACAGGGAACCAGcagtgatgagcagctcactcttcctctcaacaTAGTTTTAGCTCATAACCAACACCAGGCTGCTATTTTAGGACCAGagagtgtgttcacctgttcttttttctatttctcttaatttgatctgGTGGATCATTTCTAGACAGTATCTCCTGATGAATTGTCCAAACAAATGGTTCCGAGCCTCATAGCcgttccacgaatctttaatcatttctgcagaaggagacagggctttccatttctgagctccagcatcaaactgaatgaaaccctctccattcactgcccagttgtcaaaagcagattcaagcctctcgtctgacgtgatgcagccacgccgccgctgaacatctacaaggattgttttttctctttagttaaaggttttaattcctaattacaaagcaaatgtgctacaaacttactccgtgtgtgattgatgaatttagaaatctctttgagagcatcaaaaacatcataacatgctggtctgcaggtcccaggtaagttgtgggattccaggacgggtttgaagtgttcttgttgtgtcccactgtcacagtgagagatcacaactccatcaaactctgtaacttgttcaaaatggggccgagatccaggctgaacacgtcctgtagacaagaactcaagagaatgggaacctgaacacacaaacaaatggagtcaaaactctggaccctcacagtgggatcagcggttctgacaaaaataatcatgttataaattgatcccaatctcaggtcttgtcaaattaatattgaaagatgtagacagtttaatattatggttaattattttaaaccttaagctgtgagtcgtatctgctcaaattggtggacggtatcaaaaaaagcaaaaatatctctttgatcatcatcattgatcctctttgagccagaccaccacatgtcaggataaaaacccacatctcatctcctctcatcctggtcaccagaactcctcagggctgcttcctcgttcccctactataatccctcttcacaaacactcaactggacaaaacaccactaaaaacaaacaaccagaatgaaaaacagcctctttccacaagctgtgaaggaaacatggagcagcaggatgagaaacaggtcaaaagacccaacaaAACCACAATATCATAATAgattcctcataaactgaatataaacaaggtttACTACAGCACCTGAACAGGCACaaataagaaaagaggtttaatctccactctcttcgtactctgtgtgcaggcatcaaaatcaaagcaaatcctcagatagtcaacaactaaaaaatacatctgtgtttggacagttacctGCAACTTTCATGCATATGcttttgatattaaaatattaaatacatattaaagcacacacacacacacacagggcagaggTACTTTAGCAGAGGTTGCATCAACCGGAAGTCTCAGTGTGCACTACTGCTGCGCCCCCTAACGGCTCAGTCAGGAACAGCACCACGCACTGGAAACGAAAGCACTGAAGTTTCCACGTTCGGTTGCCCATGTTAGCGTTTAGAATAGTGTCACtgcccaaatatcttcaagtatttcaccagcttcctggtgcattattcgctattgatgtttttattgcagagctaaacaaaaacaaagggaggttttttttaatagtgtagcggtcacttgtatatcataattcaccatcattgttcatatctgttccattgccatagtcctgttgagcattttgctatgtatgagttcctcattcgctcgcgctatttgccgacaactaagtcgggtaattgGCACGGCCCCTTTCACGGACCGTTGGAGTTGAGGGGTGGGGGTGCGTGTTTTTCCCGctctaattttattttttctactACTTGTTGTGGCTtcaataaaaggcacacacgattgtgtgtcaatggtaatctaagttgtattgcctttactttgcaaacgcaacaatagttttatatttatattatatttttaatgtattctattttatttcttattgtactctctttttattatctttaataggtttttatGGTGTGAGTCTTTGGGGGACATCTGAGAGGAACAAGACCAAATGTGGGAGAAGAGCATCTACACAGAgagctgattgattgtttgtctatttctacctgagaaaagcgcaacacagcgctcagaacgtgcgtgtaaagaaagtttcctcaacttaccgcattctgctgctgggagcaggatccaaaacagaagacaaatgttcatcttcctaaatgaaggtcgctaaacacttgttgtcctcatctgaaacagtctggaagcaccatgacgagggttctttgtgataaagaccgaTTCTCTTAAAAGCGGGTCTCAAACTAGACGAGTGGTGCGGGAATTTGAATGAGGGAGAAAGTCGTACGGTAATTCAAAAAGAGCGccttgtgggcggagcctccgttCAGCACCAATCAAATACCCCCCAGAGAGGTGACCTCTGGGTCCAAACACGTGATTCACTGACACCGCCTTCGGACAGTTTGGAATTTTAGCACATAAACTCCTGATAACcggatttaaaatgatcaatttctaGCAACATAATTTGTGTCTTGGTCTCGTGGGACGTGCTCTTTCTTCTTGTATTCTTGACAGACAGCGATGgtgttttattgctattttagcaacaaaactgttttgGACTCATTTTAAGGCtacaacaaaaatagtgagactTACCTTTGAGCAACAGTGATGTTATGcatgtgaaaaagaaaactggaagcaaaacagaggtgaaaactttcaaaaatgtCCGGTCAACACTTGCATGGAGGATGTGTCTTCCACcaagtgtttttccatctgcattgaaacaaacaaaataacaaaagttgaataaaataacaataaaaccaaaacaatgtaTATGGGTCTACTTTACTTTACATGGAAAGTATTGTAATatttataattgtaataatcatatttcatatattataGACGTGTTACTATAAACAACATATGGATGATGGGAACTGTAGGTGACACTGTGTAATACTCCAGACTATCGTGCATAGAGGCACAGTGGAGCACTACAGGAGGGGTGATCTAAAAGagctctgcagtttggatttcaTGTTCTCTGTCTCTAAAGCAAATTTTGTTGTAAGATTGACTTCATTTggctttacaagctgctgttgttattctctctctctgttaccccgtgtgtgtgtgtgtgtgtgtgtgtgtgtgtgtgtgtgtgtgtggtgtgtgtgtgtgtgtgtgtgtgttcacctgttcttttctcaacttctcttaatttgatctgacggatcatttctggacacagttgttggggtccagggttgtgcctgGTCTTCCCTCCAGGGGGCGTGAGGAGCTCAGTttgcgctgcaggcaggcgcacctatGGGCAATTAACATCTGGCCacctacttaaggagggagcgcctgcccatcAGGGCCGGAGGGTTGTGGTGCTTTGTGGAGTATTGCGTTGTTGGCCTGTCTTGTCTTCCCTTGTCTTCCCTGCCTTCCCTGCCTTCCCTGCCTTCCCTGCCTTCCCTGCCTTCCCTGCACATTTAAGTagtgatgtccaaatgaggTTTCATGAGGCTTTGAACCCTTTTGGaccattgtgttgaaaattggttcatTACTCGAAGCTTCAATCATTTCGAACGcgggcgccatctgctggcgcATTGGTGGTACTGCAGCCATGTAAAAGGTTGATGACCCAGCAAGCGTGCACTttgagttttgctgtttgtgcacttttgatgttgtattattataatattatttttctatatattttaggaacagatgggggtatgggcctaaggtgcttgggtgaactggtgtgcttatgcatttttatttaaaaacaacagtttctccacagtcgagggtttgaggcggtttctcttttttgaaaccatttccccggctttagaaaacaccctctcgcagggcacagaggatgctggtgttgcgaggtactggtttgccaggtggtacaggtttgggtacagggctttgtttgtcgtccagtacaccagagggtcctgtgatcgttcaagtggaggggctgacagataacgctgcacctccactatggcatcagcggtggcattcctggacgctcttgcttcttcagcatccctgtccaacagcttcCACGGATCaatgactcaaaataaaacattacataaagtttagtctgtacatgaatcaatgcaaataaatctattgatccaaattctatcatttttgtaccttgggaagaagcagctggttctggctgtgctgttcaAGTGGATGGCGGGTCCTCTTGGGTGGGTGCATTCTGCAACAATGCCGCACACTCCGATTTTAACCGGTGCACAGCTGACTCGGCATTTGAAGGGCTTTGGAATCCGAGTGTTTTAAATCTTGGGTCAAGTAATGACgataaagagaagatgcttgtggtttctatcccactgagtttatcattcataattctattgaggtttatgccaaggtcttttgccattttgtttgagttccggcccgcaacgcaataagatttttatattttatatgtgcacccccccacccctgccttaAAAGCTCTCGAGCAGTTCcagcgatgttctctgctgtgtgactgataggAAAAGGCCGAACTCCCACCAGGGTGGTGGggagagttcacctgcatgaatagcatgacaggtgacagcgagatacgcatccatgttgatggaGGTCCACATATCTGCGCtcaagctgacactgtcaacattctgcagggctgccttggccttctccttttcttccacatccctcctctccaccatggctttaactgtctgccttgatggaagggtgcatgtgggatccagtttagccaccagagcacggaagccaggatcagacaccacagtgaaaggctgggaatctttcactatgaaatccactagagcttcatcaagctcctgcttcctgctacataaaatatggaagttagcagaacaagattaatttagttCATTAACTAATTCTATACACCCAAACCTGcgcagtaaagtttaaaagttactcttaatattgcctggaacagcacccactcacctggtggaaacgtcatcacagcagcaccaccagcttcattctcatgttTGCCTCGGTAATGCCTCATCATTGATGAcgtgttattattatatgtcgggaacaaagcaaacacttcacctgcaaattaaaaatgagatgtgtgtgtggtttattatttgttactgtgtgaataagagttgaaaAATACGTTTGTAACACTTACCTTGTTCGgcggcaccatttcaaagtggtcccagacttgagatctcttcctggttggttccatgtgtggcagggcgtggcctgcgctccgaacaggtgccatatggaggtagtgccttaattggtgggtggggaaaaggtttatataaggcactgcctccagctgacttcAGTtgtttcccccttcgacggtacggcggggttgcggcttatctgggcggttcgaccaacagaaactgtttcacagcgcgagctgtctggcagcgccaagaaggttggtgcttcctcccgcctagagcgctttgccgtgaggccacgcgcgctagtttgccctgggcaggtaaggcgcagcaatgcgcgtcactgactcccccactcggttgataaatgttaatggggctgttcttgctgcagttggctgccggctggcgtcagtgggtcgcgttgccccagcgggaacccctcacgGAGTGggggcgccaccaaacacagtcggcacggactacctcgcgtactggacccactgctgctttggctcggtcctttggttcgggattctctctctctctcccctcgctcccctttgctcggagaaacggcgctgagacgtggtggtgccgccgagacgaccacggagcttttgcctaaattttagactctaacagtgtgtaaattgtatcaatttatatttacttttttaggttttgttgctttttgtgtcttggttgacgttgttcttttagacgacctggtcaccatttatttgcctgtgtgtgtgcgcgtgcgctcgtcgcgtctgattgtttatcattgtaaatttaattgtcctcttctttgtggacaggtgctgcgggccacggcggggacccaaccctggtggagggcgttttcatcacccctcgtgtgtagttttgtttgcagtagcacgggtgtttgtagtttgtttatctcccctaattgagttttacctgccggtggggccccagcgcTGTCCACCCcctttgtttgacttttgtacagaacgagttattttttgttgagtattggatttaataaaattgtagcgcctaaccctcaatcctgtctctgcctctggtatagaaccttatctgcgcgtgcctgttctccagttaattcctggggtgaaattccccaggtggcgttgtcgtcaaccgttccacctctctccaccccgccatgCCAGCATCTACTGTACCCTGCAGAAGAATATTctccaaatgtggagaaattgtGAGCAAAAAAGAAACTGGTTAAATCCCAATATTGTGGAAAAAATAACGTACCTCAATAAAAAAACCTCGAGTCCACAATTATCCAAGAATACCCAAGCTATGGCATATTTTACCAGCATTTtctcaacaaaacaaagctcacgTGTGCGCCTCCCGGTCACCAATAGCGGCTCCAACCCTGCAGTGCAAGGCTCGCGGGTCGCCAGGAGAGGGCGCTTAGAACTACAACTTCAGGTAAACATTACTTCGAGTAATCATTACAAGTGGTTCGGGAATTCACAAAAGCTTAATTTGCCCATCATTACTTTTTGTCCTTATCGGAACCAGACAAATCTACCGAGCTTAtcttgttgttggtgttgttgttctatttcttttggttttaaaggcagtTGGCATCTATATTGTagctgccaccttctggtccTCTATCTAGCgtatccatccttccatcctttttACTAGACCAGTACGTAAGAAATTAATAAagctctttcctcccacctgaactctctacccagctcatccacatccaccattcccagtttcctcagtccatccatcatcaccttcCTTTCCTCACTATTATGCCTACATattaaagcacatgttctgttgtctccagTTCATGACACTGCTCACATAGATGGATGCTTCTCCACAATGTATAGCATATTGTCTAAGTTGCTCTGCCTAATTCTTAACCTTGTTATTAtaacctgctctttcctgctcttttcccttctccttGATGCATTGTCCCTCCTTTGTATTGGAAAGAAGATGCCTCCCCTTGACCTCTGTTTCCCCGCTCTGTTGCcactgctcatttgcttttaccCACACAACACTCTTGCCTTCTGACTTTGATCATTTAATTTCTCTGTCAacactgctcctcttctctgcttcctttgccAACCTCTCTGCCCTTTCATTCCTCAAGATCCCCATGTGAGCTGGggtccacagaaacacaacacaaagccccttccctgcacatttcctccactctctgATTATATTGATTACTAAATTTTGATGAgcttttgatgctcctgttttgATGCTTGTTAATGCTGATACTGAATCACTACAAGTTACTGCCTTCTGGATGTTGTTCTGATAAACCCACTGAACTGCCACATGAATTGCAACAAATTCAGTAGCAAATACACTAATGTAATCTGATGTTCTTTTGCTATACTCAAAGTTTCTAGAAGGTGCAGACACAgttgcatctgtttgtgtgtcctatatatgtatatagacTTTAGCTAATTGTCCAGGACGGCAAGAATATTTGTCATCGAAGTTCTCGGCTTGCTCTCAACAGGTCAGTGTCGTATCCAAAGCGGTGGGGAAGTGAAGGGTGTGTCAAAAAGAACATGCACTTTGCCAGCAGATGTTAATGTTCAACCAAGTCTCAAAGTTTAGAATATAAACTTTAAGTGGGaaggcagaggaaacaaaagggcGGACCTAAAATCTGAGAAGTTCAAACTGGCAAATATAATCTTACATGGGAATCAATCAGGGAACAAAAACCCAAGAGGGCGATTGTGGCAAAGTTGGGAGATGAAATTAAGTTGTTGCTGAAAACCCTAATCTGGGGAGTTTTGTCCCAGGAATAGTTCTGGTGAACCAggtgtgtgttaaaaaaaatggtccAATGTTTCAGCTCACCAAAAGGCACGAGACAGTGTTTCAGAATTTTAGGAAAACCTTTTTTATGACCATGTTTCGCATTAAACTCTCAGGGTTACCAAAAATGGCCAGAATAGAGGTGGCAGAGGCTGTGTGTAGCAGCGCACGAGGGGAGGGaagtgagaggaagtggtgtTTTCAGTCTACAGGGAGGCAATCACCACGTTGATGGGGGCATGAACACGCTGTGACTGGAAGCAATATTATCAATCCCACTATAGCAATGCTAAAATGCACATCCACAGTGTAtccaacgtgcacacacagttctCTGCTGTACAACACAGTAA from Takifugu flavidus isolate HTHZ2018 chromosome 18, ASM371156v2, whole genome shotgun sequence encodes:
- the LOC130515162 gene encoding RLA class II histocompatibility antigen, DP beta chain-like translates to MNICLLFWILLPAAECGSHSLEFLSTGRVQPGSRPHFEQVTEFDGVVISHCDSGTQQEHFKPVLESHNLPGTCRPACYDVFDALKEISKFINHTRNVQRRRGCITSDERLESAFDNWAVNGEGFIQFDAGAQKWKALSPSAEMIKDSWNGYEARNHLFGQFIRRYCLEMIHQIKLREIEKRTDLRVFANPVNRTRALLKCHVTSTDKSVRSVSLTEDGAPKANWITVTGPLPSGDGSVILILTAEVPLIHTNIYGCVVQTEDRNITVMWDGNTLDGREILSTSVSWTQILSCVLFLCVLFLICTTALVLKCTSKYHYSKCNI